Proteins co-encoded in one Longimicrobiaceae bacterium genomic window:
- a CDS encoding NTP transferase domain-containing protein: MIAGIVLAAGRSRRMGEPKPLLVFRGATFLERVVRALREGGCERVVVVAGPEADPVARQIADAARAAGAEVATNPVPDAEQVDSLRAGLAALPPQAEAAVVAPADVPG; the protein is encoded by the coding sequence ATGATCGCAGGGATCGTGCTGGCGGCGGGGCGCTCCCGGAGGATGGGAGAGCCCAAGCCGCTCCTCGTTTTCCGGGGAGCCACCTTCCTGGAGCGCGTCGTGCGTGCGCTGCGCGAGGGAGGGTGCGAGCGGGTCGTGGTCGTCGCCGGTCCGGAGGCGGATCCCGTCGCCCGGCAGATCGCGGATGCGGCCCGCGCGGCGGGGGCGGAGGTGGCGACCAACCCGGTCCCGGACGCGGAGCAGGTGGACTCGCTCCGCGCCGGGCTCGCCGCGCTCCCCCCGCAGGCGGAGGCGGCGGTGGTCGCCCCGGCGGACGTCCCCGGGAT